The Natrinema caseinilyticum genomic sequence ACGGTGAACGAACAGCGAGTTCCCCTCGAGTACGGAGCGTCAAACGGGAGGCAAGGACCCCCCAACGAGAGGTAGGGACCGAAAACAGACGCCCGAAGTTCGGGGTGAGTCTTCGCGGGTCCCGTCGGCAATCGGACGGGCGGCCGCTCGCCGCGGCGGACGATCCGGTTGCGGAGCCCGCACCCGGGGTCGCGGGAGCGTACACGAAACGGAGGGAATCGCCACACCTATTGCAGTGGGTCCGGCACTCGCCAGTATGGGTTTCGGTAGCTACGACGAGTCCGAACAACAAGAGCAAACGACCGACGAGGAGGACGTAGACGCCGTCAACGTCCACGAAAACGACCACCAGGGAGAGATGTCGTTCGAGTCCGACGTCTCCACGGACGAACTGGTGTCCCAGCTCGGTGCGATGAAAGACGACGGCGACGAATAACTCACGAGCAACACGGCACCGGCTCGAGTCCGGCCGCCTCGAGACGGCCGAATCGTTTTCTGCGGTAGCGCCGGCGGGGACCCGGAGAGGGATCCCGATCGAACCGGCGTCCGAATCGAACGAGAACGCGTTCTCGTCGACGCTGCGGAACCGGGACGTCGACCGGCCCGCGTACCTGCGTGGGCGTTCCAGCGCTCGCGCCCTGCTCGGTCGAAGGCACCACTCGAGGCGTCGCAAGGCCGCACGTAACGGTCAGGAGAGGGTCGCACCGCAGAGTTGGCCGATCGCTCGCCGCAATCGCTGGGAGATGGCCGACTTCGAGACGTCGAGTCGGTCCGCGAGTTCGTTCTGGGAGATGCCACGGGGAACGTCGAAGTAGCCCTCCTCGTGTGCGACGGCCAGCAGTTCCTGTTGTTTGTCGGTCAGAGCGACGACGCCGTCGTCCTGGTCGTCCGACACGCGAAGGTGGTCGACGGTGACCGATACATCATTTTCTCTACAGTAGTCGTTGAAGGCCACGAGCCGTTCCCGGTCCGGGAACCGAAGCTGAACGAGCCAGCCCTCGCGGGAACTCGAGAGTTCGAGCACGCGACCGCGGGCTTCGGCGGTCGCGGGGGTGAACGTGACCGTCCGATCGGCCAGCGTGACGCGATAGACTCGTCTGTCGGGGTACCGATCGACGAGGACCGGATCGGTGATCGTCGAATCGGTCTCGAGGGCGGTTTCGAACCCCTCGAAGTCGGTTCCGTAGACGGTGACGAAGACCAGCGTCCCACCTGATTCGGCGGGGATCCAGTAGTCGGGTTCGACGGTGACGTCCCTCGCTCGTCCGAGTGTCGGGCGCAGAAACAGATCGGGATGGTCGAGGCGGAGTTGAGCGACGATTCCGCCGTCGGCCTCCGACCGGATTCCCGTTCGATCACCGTCGGCGTCGGCGTCGGTGACGGCGTCCCCCACCTCCTCGGTTTCGGCGAGGTCGATACTCATTCGACCACCCGCGATGCAGGTGCCCGATCGCTGTAATAGCTTCTTACCTCGAACGCGCTCATTGAATGGCTCATTAGGACCCGAAGTGATGACCGTGGGCGCTAGATACGGAACCCTCGCTCTGAGCGATGTCAATATGTATTCATCGATCAGATCCCGAGAGCGTCACGCAGGGCTGAGAAATATCCTATTTCCCGTCGAAATTCGGGAGTAAGATCGTTCTACGAACGCTCTCGCGACTCACTCGCCCACGGCGTCTTCGAACAGCAGCGCGAACAGTTTCCGCTGTGCGAGTCGGAGGTGCCGGCTGAACGTCGGCTGGGAAATTCCGAGCGATTCGGCGACCTCTTCGCCGGTGCGCTCGCGCGGCCACTCGAAGAACCCGCTGTGATACGCGGCTTCGAGCGTCCGCCGCTGTCGCTCCGACAGGTGGTCGCCCAGTTCGTCGAACGGACGCGCCGTTCGCGTCGGTCTGTCCCGTTCCCGGCGTGCGACCAGGTGTGTGCCGGAATACGTTCGCTCGAGCGCCTGAACGAACGGCCGGACGGCGATCGGCTCTCCCAGTTCGATCACGAGCCTGGTACGGTCGTCGACCGGCGTGATCGACCCGACGACGCCACCACGGTCCGCGACCGTCCGCGCGACGGTCGGCTCCGTCACGGTGATCTCGAGAACGGTCTCACCGGTACCGGTGCCGACGATCGAGGCCGTCTCGACCGCGGCCACCGATCGGACCGACTCGAGGGCCGCCTCCGAATCGAGTCCCGAGACGCCACAGAACACCGTCGACCCGCCGGAGGAGCGTGGAATGACGGCCCGGACGTCGATCCGATCGCCGACCCGATGGGCGATCGTCGACAGCGGCTCCGCGTCGGCTCGCATCACGACCTCGAGTTCCGTGATGCGGTTGGCGAGGAGCGCGCGCCTGGTTTCGATCGCGCCGATCGCGCTCCCGGCGACCGCCGCGAGGTGCGCGCAGGCGCGTCGGGTGCGGTCGTCGAACGCCGCGGGCCGATCCGCGTACGCGGTGAGCGTCCCGTACCGAAACTCGCCCGAAAGAAGCGGGACGCTGAACGCGGATCGAAACCCGCGTTCGAGCGGGCGTTGTCGCCACGGTCGCATCCCGTCGGCGTCGCTCGAGCCGCCGGCCGCGAGGTCCTCGATACCGGCCGGTTCCCGGGTCGTCGCTGCGATACCCGTCGGCCCGGCGGCCCGTCGATCCAGCGGAAACGCCGTCGACTCGAGAAACTCACCGTCGCGGCCGGACCAGGTCGCTGGCACGACCGTCTCGCGACCCTCGTCGACGCGGCCGACCCAGGCGAGTTCGATCTCGGCCGTCGATTCGAGCGGCGTCAACGAGCGGACCGCCTCACAGAGCCGCCGCTCGACCGTTTCCCGAGCGTCGGCGTCCAGAAGCGAACGTTCGGCATCCCGGAGCCGATCCACCCGCTCGGCGACGGTCTCGAGCCGGGACCGAGCGTGTCGACACGACCGGAGATCGGCGGCGTGGTCGACTCCCTCGAGCGCGACGACGGCGGTCTCAGACAACGCCTCGAGGGGGTCGAAATCGAGGCCGTCGAAGGCCATCGGTTCCGTACTGGTGGCGAGGACGACGCCGCGTTGGGCGATCGGGACGGCGAGCACCCGTTCGGCGCGCAGTCCGGTTCGCGCGAGGAGGTCCTCGAGCGCCGCCGCCTCGAACACGGTCGGCGTGCCGTCCTCGAGACAGGCCGAAAGCGCCGTCCCGTCCGGTTCGATCGGCGGCGGCTCGATCGTCCCCCAGTCGTCCGCCGTAACCCGGTCCGCCGCGGCGACCGCCGCCGGCCGAAGGCCGTCGCCGTCGTCGACGGGGAGATACCAGGCCGCGACGTCGGCGTCGACGGTCTCGCGGACGGCGTCGACGACGGTCGATCGAACGTCCGACGGCGTGTGGGCGTCGCGGAGGGTCGCAGCGGTTCGGCTGAGCGTGGCGAGCGCCGCACCCGACGATCCCCGCCTGTCGCGAACCACGCACAGCGTTCGATCCGGATCGGGAAGCGGCGCGACGAACACGTCGACCAGTCGGCCGGTCTCGGTCGCGAGTTCGCCCGTGACCGGCCCCATCCACCTGACGACCGGCGACCGTGCACGCTCTCGAACGGCCGTCGCGAGATCGTCGGCGAACAGCGCCTCGAGCGGCCGGCCGACGAGTTCGTCCGTCCCGGCGAGTGTCGCGAGCGCCGGGTTCGCCAGCCGAATCGTCGAGTCGTCGAGGACGGCGACGCCGTCGTCCAGCGCGTCGACGACCGACTCGAAGAGGGTGAGGCGATCCCGCTCCGTCGAGACCGTGGCAGCGGTGGACCGCTCGCTCAGGATGACCGTCACGCCGTCGTCGCCGGGATGAACGGCGATCGTGAGGGGGGACTCGAGCGACGGAGCGGTCGTCTCGAACGCGACGACCGAGTCCGTCGTCCGGGCCTCGCGGATCCGATCGGCGAACTGGCCGCCGAGATCGTCCGGTAAGAGCTGCCAGACGACCGTCCCGACCGAAACCTCGTCGCCCGACGGGGCAGCGAAGTCGGCGAGCAACTGACCCGCCGGGTCGTTGGCGTATCGAATCTCCCCTCGCGGACCGAGTGCGAGCACCCCGTCGGCGAGCCGATCCAGCCCCGCCCGGACGTCGCCGCTGACGGCCGATTCCGCGCTCA encodes the following:
- a CDS encoding DUF5786 family protein encodes the protein MGFGSYDESEQQEQTTDEEDVDAVNVHENDHQGEMSFESDVSTDELVSQLGAMKDDGDE
- a CDS encoding helix-turn-helix domain-containing protein; this encodes MSIDLAETEEVGDAVTDADADGDRTGIRSEADGGIVAQLRLDHPDLFLRPTLGRARDVTVEPDYWIPAESGGTLVFVTVYGTDFEGFETALETDSTITDPVLVDRYPDRRVYRVTLADRTVTFTPATAEARGRVLELSSSREGWLVQLRFPDRERLVAFNDYCRENDVSVTVDHLRVSDDQDDGVVALTDKQQELLAVAHEEGYFDVPRGISQNELADRLDVSKSAISQRLRRAIGQLCGATLS
- a CDS encoding bacterio-opsin activator domain-containing protein encodes the protein MSNGRSTVVGDVLCVLVVGESDVADAILDSLSAAVSGVSLIRERTIEGALERLDDRDVHCLVCPYVPPADRAAPSDSPLERIADRTDERPIIAVTDRRDAEAALEAGASDVVDRDASASVLTARVTNAAEGERYRLATSDGDRKRRAILESAAAVVWVLDADGDVEYASPAVEAQMGYTPAELERTSITRIVHPDDRESLRDTLASVAQAPVGTTERVSPRLGHADGTWHVSELTCTNRLADPSVEGIVVTRTGAMSAESAVSGDVRAGLDRLADGVLALGPRGEIRYANDPAGQLLADFAAPSGDEVSVGTVVWQLLPDDLGGQFADRIREARTTDSVVAFETTAPSLESPLTIAVHPGDDGVTVILSERSTAATVSTERDRLTLFESVVDALDDGVAVLDDSTIRLANPALATLAGTDELVGRPLEALFADDLATAVRERARSPVVRWMGPVTGELATETGRLVDVFVAPLPDPDRTLCVVRDRRGSSGAALATLSRTAATLRDAHTPSDVRSTVVDAVRETVDADVAAWYLPVDDGDGLRPAAVAAADRVTADDWGTIEPPPIEPDGTALSACLEDGTPTVFEAAALEDLLARTGLRAERVLAVPIAQRGVVLATSTEPMAFDGLDFDPLEALSETAVVALEGVDHAADLRSCRHARSRLETVAERVDRLRDAERSLLDADARETVERRLCEAVRSLTPLESTAEIELAWVGRVDEGRETVVPATWSGRDGEFLESTAFPLDRRAAGPTGIAATTREPAGIEDLAAGGSSDADGMRPWRQRPLERGFRSAFSVPLLSGEFRYGTLTAYADRPAAFDDRTRRACAHLAAVAGSAIGAIETRRALLANRITELEVVMRADAEPLSTIAHRVGDRIDVRAVIPRSSGGSTVFCGVSGLDSEAALESVRSVAAVETASIVGTGTGETVLEITVTEPTVARTVADRGGVVGSITPVDDRTRLVIELGEPIAVRPFVQALERTYSGTHLVARRERDRPTRTARPFDELGDHLSERQRRTLEAAYHSGFFEWPRERTGEEVAESLGISQPTFSRHLRLAQRKLFALLFEDAVGE